Proteins from a single region of Rhinolophus sinicus isolate RSC01 linkage group LG13, ASM3656204v1, whole genome shotgun sequence:
- the SMOX gene encoding spermine oxidase isoform X2, with amino-acid sequence MQSCESSGDSADDPLSRGLRRRGQPRVVVIGAGLAGLAAAKALLEQGFTDVTVLEASSRIGGRVQSVKLGHATFELGATWIHGSHGNPIYHLAEANGLLEETTDGERSVGRISLYSKNGVACYLTNRGRRIPKDVVEEFSDLYNEVYNLTQEFFRHGKPVNAESQNSVGVFTREKVRNRIRDDPDDPETTKRLKLAMIQQYLKVESCESSSHSMDEVSLSAFGEWTEIPGAHHIIPSGFMRVVELLAEGIPAHVIQLGKPVRCVHWDQASGRPRGPEIEPRGEGNHNHNAGEGGQGGGEPLGDRRDEDEQWPVLVECEDCEVIPADHVIVTVSLGVLKRQYTSFFRPGLPAEKVAAIHRLGIGTTDKIFLEFEEPFWGSECNSLQFVWEDEAESCTLTYPPELWYRKICGFDVLYPPERYGHVLSGWICGEEALVMEKCDDEAVAEICTEMLRQFTGNPNIPKPRRILRSAWGSNSYFRGSYSYTQVGSSGADVEKLAKPLPYTESSKMAPMQVLFSGEATHRKYYSTTHGALLSGQREAARLIEMYRDLFQQGT; translated from the exons ATGCAAAGTTGTGAATCCAGTGGCGACAGTGCGGATGACCCTCTCAGTCGTGGCCTACGGAGAAGGGGACAGCCTCGTGTGGTGGTGATCGGCGCCGGCTTGGCTGGCCTGGCTGCAGCCAAAGCGCTTCTGGAGCAGGGCTTCACGGATGTCACTGTGCTTGAGGCTTCCAGCCGCATCGGAGGCCGTGTGCAGAGCGTGAAACTCG GACACGCCACCTTTGAGCTGGGAGCCACCTGGATCCATGGCTCCCATGGGAATCCCATCTATCATCTAGCAGAAGCCAATGGCCTTCTGGAAGAGACAACTGATGGGGAGCGCAGCGTGGGCCGCATCAGCCTCTACTCCAAGAATGGCGTGGCCTGCTACCTTACCAACCGTGGCCGCAGAATCCCCAAGGACGTGGTTGAGGAATTCAGCGATTTATACAACGAG GTCTATAACTTGACCCAGGAGTTTTTCCGGCATGGTAAACCAGTCAATGCTGAGAGTCAGAACAGCGTGGGGGTATTCACCCGGGAGAAGGTGCGCAACCGCATCAGGGATGACCCTGACGACCCGGAGACCACCAAGCGCCTGAAGCTCGCCATGATCCAGCAGTACCTGAAG GTGGAGAGCTGTGAGAGTAGCTCTCACAGCATGGACGAGGTATCCCTGAGCGCTTTTGGGGAGTGGACAGAGATCCCTGGCGCCCACCACATCATCCCCTCGGGCTTCATGCGGGTTGTAGAGCTGCTGGCCGAAGGCATTCCGGCTCACGTCATCCAGCTGGGGAAACCTGTCCGTTGCGTGCATTGGGACCAGGCCTCGGGCCGTCCCCGGGGTCCTGAGATTGAGCCCCGGGGTGAGGGGAACCACAATCACAATGCTGGGGAGGGTGGCCAGGGTGGAGGGGAGCCCCTGGGGGACAGGCGGGATGAGGATGAGCAGTGGCCGGTGTTGGTGGAGTGCGAGGACTGCGAGGTGATCCCAGCGGACCACGTGATTGTTACGGTGTCGCTGGGCGTGCTCAAGAGGCAGTACACCAGCTTCTTCCGTCCTGGCCTGCCTGCCGAGAAGGTGGCTGCCATCCACCGCCTGGGCATCGGCACCACCGACAAGATCTTTCTGGAATTCGAGGAGCCCTTCTGGGGCTCCGAGTGCAATAGCCTACAGTTTGTGTGGGAGGACGAGGCAGAGAGCTGCACCCTCACCTACCCACCCGAGCTCTGGTACCGCAAGATCTGCGGCTTTGATGTCCTCTACCCGCCTGAGCGCTATGGCCACGTGCTGAGCGGCTGGATCTGTGGGGAGGAGGCCCTCGTCATGGAGAAGTGTGATGACGAGGCAGTGGCTGAGATCTGCACAGAGATGCTGCGGCAGTTCACAG GAAACCCCAATATTCCCAAACCTCGGCGAATCCTGCGCTCGGCCTGGGGCAGCAACTCCTACTTCCGAGGCTCCTATTCGTACACTCAGGTGGGCTCGAGTGGGGCAGATGTGGAGAAGCTGGCCAAGCCCCTGCCATACACGGAGAGCTCCAAGATGGCA
- the SMOX gene encoding spermine oxidase isoform X5 — MQSCESSGDSADDPLSRGLRRRGQPRVVVIGAGLAGLAAAKALLEQGFTDVTVLEASSRIGGRVQSVKLGHATFELGATWIHGSHGNPIYHLAEANGLLEETTDGERSVGRISLYSKNGVACYLTNRGRRIPKDVVEEFSDLYNEVESCESSSHSMDEVSLSAFGEWTEIPGAHHIIPSGFMRVVELLAEGIPAHVIQLGKPVRCVHWDQASGRPRGPEIEPRGEGNHNHNAGEGGQGGGEPLGDRRDEDEQWPVLVECEDCEVIPADHVIVTVSLGVLKRQYTSFFRPGLPAEKVAAIHRLGIGTTDKIFLEFEEPFWGSECNSLQFVWEDEAESCTLTYPPELWYRKICGFDVLYPPERYGHVLSGWICGEEALVMEKCDDEAVAEICTEMLRQFTGNPNIPKPRRILRSAWGSNSYFRGSYSYTQVGSSGADVEKLAKPLPYTESSKMAPMQVLFSGEATHRKYYSTTHGALLSGQREAARLIEMYRDLFQQGT; from the exons ATGCAAAGTTGTGAATCCAGTGGCGACAGTGCGGATGACCCTCTCAGTCGTGGCCTACGGAGAAGGGGACAGCCTCGTGTGGTGGTGATCGGCGCCGGCTTGGCTGGCCTGGCTGCAGCCAAAGCGCTTCTGGAGCAGGGCTTCACGGATGTCACTGTGCTTGAGGCTTCCAGCCGCATCGGAGGCCGTGTGCAGAGCGTGAAACTCG GACACGCCACCTTTGAGCTGGGAGCCACCTGGATCCATGGCTCCCATGGGAATCCCATCTATCATCTAGCAGAAGCCAATGGCCTTCTGGAAGAGACAACTGATGGGGAGCGCAGCGTGGGCCGCATCAGCCTCTACTCCAAGAATGGCGTGGCCTGCTACCTTACCAACCGTGGCCGCAGAATCCCCAAGGACGTGGTTGAGGAATTCAGCGATTTATACAACGAG GTGGAGAGCTGTGAGAGTAGCTCTCACAGCATGGACGAGGTATCCCTGAGCGCTTTTGGGGAGTGGACAGAGATCCCTGGCGCCCACCACATCATCCCCTCGGGCTTCATGCGGGTTGTAGAGCTGCTGGCCGAAGGCATTCCGGCTCACGTCATCCAGCTGGGGAAACCTGTCCGTTGCGTGCATTGGGACCAGGCCTCGGGCCGTCCCCGGGGTCCTGAGATTGAGCCCCGGGGTGAGGGGAACCACAATCACAATGCTGGGGAGGGTGGCCAGGGTGGAGGGGAGCCCCTGGGGGACAGGCGGGATGAGGATGAGCAGTGGCCGGTGTTGGTGGAGTGCGAGGACTGCGAGGTGATCCCAGCGGACCACGTGATTGTTACGGTGTCGCTGGGCGTGCTCAAGAGGCAGTACACCAGCTTCTTCCGTCCTGGCCTGCCTGCCGAGAAGGTGGCTGCCATCCACCGCCTGGGCATCGGCACCACCGACAAGATCTTTCTGGAATTCGAGGAGCCCTTCTGGGGCTCCGAGTGCAATAGCCTACAGTTTGTGTGGGAGGACGAGGCAGAGAGCTGCACCCTCACCTACCCACCCGAGCTCTGGTACCGCAAGATCTGCGGCTTTGATGTCCTCTACCCGCCTGAGCGCTATGGCCACGTGCTGAGCGGCTGGATCTGTGGGGAGGAGGCCCTCGTCATGGAGAAGTGTGATGACGAGGCAGTGGCTGAGATCTGCACAGAGATGCTGCGGCAGTTCACAG GAAACCCCAATATTCCCAAACCTCGGCGAATCCTGCGCTCGGCCTGGGGCAGCAACTCCTACTTCCGAGGCTCCTATTCGTACACTCAGGTGGGCTCGAGTGGGGCAGATGTGGAGAAGCTGGCCAAGCCCCTGCCATACACGGAGAGCTCCAAGATGGCA
- the SMOX gene encoding spermine oxidase isoform X3, whose amino-acid sequence MQSCESSGDSADDPLSRGLRRRGQPRVVVIGAGLAGLAAAKALLEQGFTDVTVLEASSRIGGRVQSVKLGHATFELGATWIHGSHGNPIYHLAEANGLLEETTDGERSVGRISLYSKNGVACYLTNRGRRIPKDVVEEFSDLYNEVYNLTQEFFRHGKPVNAESQNSVGVFTREKVRNRIRDDPDDPETTKRLKLAMIQQYLKVESCESSSHSMDEVSLSAFGEWTEIPGAHHIIPSGFMRVVELLAEGIPAHVIQLGKPVRCVHWDQASGRPRGPEIEPRGEGNHNHNAGEGGQGGGEPLGDRRDEDEQWPVLVECEDCEVIPADHVIVTVSLGVLKRQYTSFFRPGLPAEKVAAIHRLGIGTTDKIFLEFEEPFWGSECNSLQFVWEDEAESCTLTYPPELWYRKICGFDVLYPPERYGHVLSGWICGEEALVMEKCDDEAVAEICTEMLRQFTGNPNIPKPRRILRSAWGSNSYFRGSYSYTQVGSSGADVEKLAKPLPYTESSKMAVSVGVLHMWGVQAHAGAVLR is encoded by the exons ATGCAAAGTTGTGAATCCAGTGGCGACAGTGCGGATGACCCTCTCAGTCGTGGCCTACGGAGAAGGGGACAGCCTCGTGTGGTGGTGATCGGCGCCGGCTTGGCTGGCCTGGCTGCAGCCAAAGCGCTTCTGGAGCAGGGCTTCACGGATGTCACTGTGCTTGAGGCTTCCAGCCGCATCGGAGGCCGTGTGCAGAGCGTGAAACTCG GACACGCCACCTTTGAGCTGGGAGCCACCTGGATCCATGGCTCCCATGGGAATCCCATCTATCATCTAGCAGAAGCCAATGGCCTTCTGGAAGAGACAACTGATGGGGAGCGCAGCGTGGGCCGCATCAGCCTCTACTCCAAGAATGGCGTGGCCTGCTACCTTACCAACCGTGGCCGCAGAATCCCCAAGGACGTGGTTGAGGAATTCAGCGATTTATACAACGAG GTCTATAACTTGACCCAGGAGTTTTTCCGGCATGGTAAACCAGTCAATGCTGAGAGTCAGAACAGCGTGGGGGTATTCACCCGGGAGAAGGTGCGCAACCGCATCAGGGATGACCCTGACGACCCGGAGACCACCAAGCGCCTGAAGCTCGCCATGATCCAGCAGTACCTGAAG GTGGAGAGCTGTGAGAGTAGCTCTCACAGCATGGACGAGGTATCCCTGAGCGCTTTTGGGGAGTGGACAGAGATCCCTGGCGCCCACCACATCATCCCCTCGGGCTTCATGCGGGTTGTAGAGCTGCTGGCCGAAGGCATTCCGGCTCACGTCATCCAGCTGGGGAAACCTGTCCGTTGCGTGCATTGGGACCAGGCCTCGGGCCGTCCCCGGGGTCCTGAGATTGAGCCCCGGGGTGAGGGGAACCACAATCACAATGCTGGGGAGGGTGGCCAGGGTGGAGGGGAGCCCCTGGGGGACAGGCGGGATGAGGATGAGCAGTGGCCGGTGTTGGTGGAGTGCGAGGACTGCGAGGTGATCCCAGCGGACCACGTGATTGTTACGGTGTCGCTGGGCGTGCTCAAGAGGCAGTACACCAGCTTCTTCCGTCCTGGCCTGCCTGCCGAGAAGGTGGCTGCCATCCACCGCCTGGGCATCGGCACCACCGACAAGATCTTTCTGGAATTCGAGGAGCCCTTCTGGGGCTCCGAGTGCAATAGCCTACAGTTTGTGTGGGAGGACGAGGCAGAGAGCTGCACCCTCACCTACCCACCCGAGCTCTGGTACCGCAAGATCTGCGGCTTTGATGTCCTCTACCCGCCTGAGCGCTATGGCCACGTGCTGAGCGGCTGGATCTGTGGGGAGGAGGCCCTCGTCATGGAGAAGTGTGATGACGAGGCAGTGGCTGAGATCTGCACAGAGATGCTGCGGCAGTTCACAG GAAACCCCAATATTCCCAAACCTCGGCGAATCCTGCGCTCGGCCTGGGGCAGCAACTCCTACTTCCGAGGCTCCTATTCGTACACTCAGGTGGGCTCGAGTGGGGCAGATGTGGAGAAGCTGGCCAAGCCCCTGCCATACACGGAGAGCTCCAAGATGGCAGTGAGTGTGGGTGTGCTCCACATGTGGGGGGTGCAGG